One stretch of Plasmodium vivax chromosome 8, whole genome shotgun sequence DNA includes these proteins:
- a CDS encoding hypothetical protein, conserved (encoded by transcript PVX_094715A), with protein MKDILMKFILAKGPHAKRSYERRSGVIGGGMMRSSAIANGAIANGAIANGAIANGAIACGGSPPPRANPACKRMHSHAEAPPRGEDNSSSIINYKMVLGLKRVEINNLSSMCRDFHNIFRIDKQQLVKYTNDILPFVRYLRTSEIVMILHHYAFICYHNVHFYDSVWSQAINRLHDIDCKELALIVYSMGKIKYTNKDMLSFFEKEIKKWATKFTGRDCSLILKGLKCLNYNNEEIYSLIYNRILAIADRLNILDICIILNTHSKSKNVNLNLFETLLDKSLTFYSVLNEQCIGSLLWSVSHANIKAEKYFALLGLRLRMLMHEKFVKEGKLPQKDPFEDDIPRGGKNSREDKPASESKNECPPKGDPQLGGTPASDDLHCEDSQTSRNGCIDDFNYDLFESNNGSDTANESSDLSDHMDNWNFRLSSHTLCKYENVIPSIIYSYGKQKTYMKHNIYVDRTLYNHILNSYSVEQSINSSPQESVYLFDLSRKILKDKHIFANSDGQKKNKLRKYHIKKYYQDIIYIVNNYLPFFLSNIHYNDLKNVLFGIAKIEMPVNKKLLNDIFELIARYVKSNLYKNYELINLARSLSLLPHVKADLWHCIIDCYKNNFIENTSVKNNCYMFYIFSFVSKGLASTKFQDFLILYIREKAAHLSKEDVIHIIKGLINLNYYHQELVKNVTNYVIKNYESFNLIDIVYILKYFTAMHLRNETIFSLFSLTIKKNNTRCNYALISTIAAFYLEMDITPKAIEDILLQEKMSRQKNFTTEEIHCDEE; from the exons ATGAAAGACATTTTGATGAAGTTCATCCTGGCGAAAGGTCCTCACGCCAAGCGTTCCTACGAGAGGAGGAGCGGCGTGATAGGGGGCGGTATGATGAGGAGCAGCGCAATAGCAAATGGCGCAATAGCCAACGGCGCAATAGCAAATGGCGCAATAGCCAACGGCGCAATAGCTTGCGGAgggagcccccccccgcgagCCAACCCCGCGTGCAAACGGATGCACAGCCACGCAGAGGCCCCCCCGCGCGGCGAAGACAACTCCAGCTCCATAATCAACTACAAAATGGTGCTGGGCTTGAAAAGGGTAGAAATAAACAACCTGTCGTCCATGTGCAGGGACTTCCACAACATCTTCCGAATTGACAAGCAGCAGTTGGtaaaatacacaaatgaTATTCTACCCTTTGTGAGGTACCTGAGGACAAGTGAAATCGTCATGATTTTACACCACTACGCTTTTATATGCTACCACAATGTGCACTTCTACGACAGTGTGTGGAGCCAAGCGATCAACAGGCTGCATGATATTGACTGTAAGGAGCTGGCCCTTATAGTATACAGCATGGGGAAGATAAAGTACACGAATAAAGAtatgctttcctttttcgaaaaggaaataaaaaagtgggCGACCAAATTTACAGGCAGGGACTGTTCCCTAATATTGAAAGGGttgaaatgtttaaattataataatgaagaaatttaCTCACTTATTTATAACCGCATTTTAGCCATCGCGGACCGTCTGAACATCCTAGACATTTGCATCATTTTGAATACACACAGTAAAAGTAAGAATGTCAATTTGAATTTGTTCGAAACGCTGCTGGACAAATCGCTGACCTTCTATTCGGTCCTAAATGAGCAGTGCATCGGGTCTCTACTGTGGAGTGTCAGCCATGCGAATATTAAGGCGGAGAAATACTTTGCCTTGTTGGGTTTGAGGTTGCGCATGCTCATGCACGAGAAGTTCGTGAAGGAAGGAAAACTGCCGCAGAAGGATCCCTTTGAGGATGATAtccctcggggggggaaaaactccaGGGAAGATAAACCAGCAAGTGAATCGAAAAATGAATGCCCTCCAAAGGGGGACCCCCAACTGGGTGGCACACCCGCATCAGATGACCTACATTGTGAGGATAGCCAAACCAGCAGAAATGGATGCATAGACGATTTCAATTATGACCTTTTCGAAAGTAACAACGGGTCGGATACCGCAAATGAATCAAGCGATCTGTCAGACCATATGGACAATTGGAACTTCCGACTGAGTTCCCATACCCTGtgtaaatatgaaaatgtcATTCCCTCCATTATCTACTCCTatgggaagcaaaaaacTTATATGAAGCACAATATTTACGTGGACCGAACGTTATATAATCACATCCTTAACAGCTACAGCGTTGAACAGAGCATTAACAGCAGTCCGCAGGAAAGTGTGTACCTGTTCGATTTGTcgagaaaaattttaaaagataaacacatttttgctaattcggatggtcagaaaaaaaataaattaagaaaatatcatattaaaaaatattatcaagatataatttacatagTAAATAATTACCTGCCTTTTTTCCTAAGCAACATACACTacaatgatttaaaaaatgtcctTTTTGGGATTGCCAAAATTGAAATGCCCGTGAACAAAAAACTGCTCAACGATATATTTGAATTAATTGCTCGGTATGTAAAATctaatttgtataaaaattatgaacttATCAATCTAGCGAGATCCTTATCTCTGTTGCCTCATGTGAAGGCAGACTTATGGCATTGCATCATCGATtgttacaaaaataatttcatcgAAAATACCAGTGTGAAGAATAACTGCtacatgttttatattttctccttcgtttCGAAGGGTTTGGCGAGCACAAAATTTCAGGACTTCCTAATTCTTTATATACGTGAAAAAGCTGCTCACCTGAGCAAAGAGGACGTCATACACATCATTAAAGGGTTAATTAATCTCAATTATTATCATCAAGAGttggtaaaaaatgtaactaattatgtgataaaaaattacgagTCTTTTAACCTCATCGACattgtgtacattttaaagTACTTCACGGCCATGCACCTGCGGAACGaaactattttttccctgtttTCGCTCACAATTAAGAAAAACAACACCCGCTGTAATTATGCGCTCATTTCGACCATTGCCGCTTTCTACTTGGAG aTGGACATAACCCCCAAGGCAATTGAAGATATCCTACTGCAGGAGAAGATGAgcaggcaaaaaaatttcaccacGGAGGAGATTCACTGTGatgaggaataa
- a CDS encoding hypothetical protein, conserved (encoded by transcript PVX_094720A), translating into MCSNGVYQLKKILLKYSETGHSSRNVRFFLRFILPDYRDENKHLNFEIQHEQYEEPMAIFEYINNSRYEISLKDIKSKHIVDVINLYKDSAGNSDYLKHGGPRVYSNKRSIQGLWCPSIYSELNAIAYLKKKKKNNIKLPKYTRESLNLNHDVIKGNGRWGNENLFPKGFDQRYLKNIFCFPFKDSAPSTGAQGEGGHTAEAHMNSFYKFYRN; encoded by the exons ATGTGTTCCAATGGAGTGTaccaattaaaaaaaatcctcctCAAGTACAGCGAAACGGGCCATAGCAGCAGGAATGTTCGATTTTTCTTAAGGTTCATTTTACCAGATTATAGGGATGAAAATAAGCACTTAAATTTCGAAATACAGCATGAGCAGTATGAAGAGCCAATGGCCatatttgaatatataaataatagcaGGTACGAAATATCCTTGAAAGACATCAAATCGAAGCACATTGTTGATGTCATTAATTTGTATAAGGACAGTGCGGGAAATTCGGACTATTTGAAGCACGGGGGGCCCAGGGTGTATTCGAACAAGAGGAGCATCCAG GGATTGTGGTGCCCCAGCATATACAGCGAACTGAACGCCATCGcttatttaaagaaaaaaaaaaaaaataacattaagCTGCCAAAATATACGAGAGAAAGTCTAAACTTAAATCACGACGTGATCAAGGGCAACGGAAGATGGGGcaatgaaaatttatttccaaAAGGTTTCGATCAGAGATATTtaaagaacattttttgcttccccttcaaGGACAGTGCACCAAGCACGGGCGCGCAAGGTGAAGGGGGACACACGGCCGAAGCGCATATGAattctttttacaaattttacaGGAATTAG
- a CDS encoding hypothetical protein, conserved (encoded by transcript PVX_094725A): MAKHSTFKNLVKLHGDMKKEELLVLFFHSCILDNNFIYKLNDEQKYEKSESHEKIKISNGYIKHMTDVGSGKFFLSRILIDPEWRSNSSSYNFLYQSVDTNDTYNLNLVKIENSLVVQIINTAQPSVVHSVTIDVGEYVNECTAEEGKTDNIEDRVMMEKLEGVFQTHILSHMKKGSSNNILGDNSSSKGKGPKGLIIESNANEHFRNVFQTNPDPYLLPNFNANHFDDKNPNIGRSLIPDLRNNVPILKPDGLLVGPDNKFFNPKNLRYDPIGPFGNEPNADNKPFEFQDNFPF; this comes from the coding sequence ATGGCAAAACACAGTACCTTTAAAAACCTCGTAAAACTGCACGGGGAtatgaagaaggaagaactCCTGGTGCTCTTCTTCCACAGCTGCATTTTGgataacaattttatatacaagcTGAATGACGAACAGAAGTATGAAAAATCAGAAAgtcatgaaaaaataaaaatttcaaatggGTATATAAAACACATGACTGATGTGGGTAgtggcaaattttttttaagtagaATATTAATTGACCCCGAATGGAGAAGCAATTCAAGTAGCTACAACTTTCTGTACCAATCTGTAGACACCAACGACACCTACAATTTGAATTTggtaaaaatagaaaattcGCTAGTTGTTCAAATTATCAACACCGCGCAGCCGTCCGTAGTTCACTCAGTCACAATTGATGTGGGCGAATATGTAAATGAGTGCACCGCTGAGGAAGGCAAAACGGATAACATAGAAGACCGCGTGATGATGGAAAAACTGGAAGGGGTATTCCAAACCCACATATTAAGCCacatgaaaaaagggagcagcAACAACATCCTTGGTGATAACAGTAGTAGTAAGGGGAAAGGACCGAAGGGACTCATCATAGAATCCAACGCAAATGAGCACTTTAGAAATGTTTTCCAAACCAACCCAGACCCATACCTCTTACCAAACTTTAATGCCAACCATTTTGATGATAAAAATCCGAACATTGGCAGAAGCTTAATTCCGGACCTTCGAAATAATGTTCCCATTTTAAAACCAGATGGATTGCTAGTCGGCCCGgacaataaattttttaaccccaAAAATTTGCGCTATGACCCAATTGGGCCCTTCGGAAATGAGCCCAACGCGGACAACAAACCGTTTGAGTTTCAGGAcaatttccccttttag